A single region of the Neodiprion pinetum isolate iyNeoPine1 chromosome 5, iyNeoPine1.2, whole genome shotgun sequence genome encodes:
- the LOC124220312 gene encoding uncharacterized protein isoform X1 — MLLHGAFLVHLALTCNLASARYHHGHSGNHENKIDFNGPDNDYGKYLEPNFSTPEECARACRDDEMPRYCYYQFILEYYATMSRACELCKPNNTNQISNVPQCQCIEADGFERGMLSINRMLPGPSIQVCQDDIIVVDVRNNIEGMEVALHWHGIWQQDYQYYDGVPFLTQCPITSGTTFRYQFTASNPGTHFYHSHAGLQKIDGQYGSLIVRQPPSADPHTLLYEMDLLTHVILLSDWMHEMSSERFPGRVKNNPGQVPENVLINGKGRWKDPTTNKTTSVQLETFVVQAGKKHRFRMINAFSSVCPAQMTIEGHSLTLIAQDGESVEPVSVDTIVSSSGERVDFVLDANQAVGTYWIQVRAIGECIRFSPSQVAILKYTGGPGSPKTLRPSYLVGLKQGVVYNPLDAKCDLPRPNAVCPNQLKSLAPVAPEVLKAQPDHRIILPYRFHSYNNSVHNLFKPGSYPRFLVAADADHLTSLVDGISFVFPQVPPLSQSITQSDTCNRINLPQNCGIPCECPHTHHIKKGAVVEVVIYDEVSQPMLGHPFHLHGYSFKILKIGRFADGRNISQSDIAGVIHKHQMMLDSAQYPRPAGKDTVTVPQAGYVIFRFKADNPGWWLLHCHFLYHISIGMNAIFHVGEKTDLPPVPPMFPTCHSYTPEVRPTFPYLYRGNNSMR; from the exons ATGCTCCTTCATGGCGCGTTCCTGGTGCATTTGGCCCTCACCTGCAACTTAGCAAGTGCTCGATATCACCACGGACACAGCGGGAATCACG AGAACAAAATAGATTTCAACGGACCTGATAATGATTACGGAAAATATCTTGAGCCCAATTTTTCTACACCGGAGGAATGTGCCAGAGCCTGTAGAGACGACGAAATGCCGCGCTACTGTTACTACCAATTCATTTTGGAATATTATGCGACAATGAGCAG GGCGTGCGAGCTGTGCAAACCCAACAACACCAATCAAATATCTAACGTCCCGCAATGCCAGTGCATCGAAGCCGATGGATTCGAGCGTGGAATGCTGTCGATCAACAGGATGCTGCCTGGACCAAGCATTCAGGTCTGTCAGGATGACATTATCGTCGTAGACGTTCGGAACAATATCGAAGGGATGGAAGTCGCCCTCCACTGGCACGGTATTTGGCAGCAGGACTATCAATACTACGACGGAGTCCCGTTTCTTACCCAGTGTCCCATTACTTCGGGAACCACGTTCAG GTACCAATTCACCGCAAGCAATCCAGGCACTCATTTTTACCACTCGCACGCTGGCTTGCAAAAAATTGATGGTCAGTATGGTAGCCTGATAGTCCGTCAACCGCCGAGCGCCGATCCACACACTTTGCTCTACGAGATGGATCTTCTCACTCACGTGATCCTGCTGAGCGATTGGATGCACGAAATGTCAAGCGAGCGGTTTCCGGGACGGGTTAAAAACAACCCTGGACAAGTACCCGAAAACGTTCTGATCAACGGAAAGGGACGCTGGAAG GATCCGACGACGAACAAGACGACCTCCGTTCAACTGGAAACGTTCGTAGTCCAAGCCGGAAAGAAACACCGTTTCAGGATGATAAACGCTTTCAGTTCAGTTTGTCCGGCGCAGATGACCATCGAAGGACATTCGCTGACTCTGATTGCCCAGGACGGCGAATCGGTGGAGCCCGTCTCTGTGGACACGATAGTTTCTTCATCCG GTGAACGCGTGGACTTCGTTTTGGACGCAAATCAGGCCGTTGGAACTTATTGGATTCAAGTGCGAGCCATTGGGGAGTGCATTAGATTTAGTCCCAGCCAGGTTGCCATCCTGAAGTACACCGGTGGTCCGGGAAGTCCAAAAACTCTTCGACCCAGTTACTTGGTCGGACTGAAGCAAGGAGTT GTTTACAACCCTCTGGATGCCAAGTGTGATCTGCCCAGGCCTAACGCAGTGTGTCCCAATCAGTTGAAATCTCTCGCACCAGTAGCACCGGAAGTCCTGAAAGCCCAACCTGATCATCGGATCATCCTACCTTATCGGTTCCATTCGTATAATAACTCGGTTCACAACCTCTTCAAGCCTGGATCCTACCCTCGATTCCTAG TGGCGGCAGACGCGGATCATCTAACCAGTCTGGTCGATGGAATATCGTTTGTGTTCCCGCAAGTGCCGCCGCTCTCTCAGTCAATAACCCAATCCGACACTTGCAATCGAATAAACTTACCGCAAAACTGCGGAATCCCTTGCGAATGCCCTCATACTCATCACATCAAAAAAGGCGCCGTTGTAGAAGTCGTCATATACGACGAAG TGTCACAGCCCATGCTAGGCCATCCGTTTCACCTCCACGGGtattcttttaaaattttgaaaatcggaCGGTTCGCGGACGGGAGAAACATATCGCAAAGTGACATAGCGGGAGTTATTCACAAGCATCAAATGATGCTGGATTCGGCACAATACCCAAGGCCGGCTGGAAAAGACACGGTTACCGTTCCTCAGGCCGGATACGTCATCTTTCGCTTTAAGGCTGACAACCCCG GATGGTGGCTGCTGCATTGCCATTTTCTTTACCACATATCCATCGGAATGAACGCCATTTTTCACGTTGGTGAAAAAACTGATCTGCCTCCTGTGCCTCCGATGTTTCCCACCTGCCATAGCTACACACCCGAAGTACGACCGACTTTTCCGTACTTATACAGGGGTAACAACTCCATGCGGTGA
- the LOC124220313 gene encoding uncharacterized protein, which yields MVSTNRGSSVKHPSYVQRYRFFAHTLLILGMICVDLSDAQSARSCDRPMKMNNSRSLSTPQECARQCTEGESPKTCYYHFTVELYNVLGSACELCTPGPNNSLTNECQCVTSDGVPTTVLTVNRMIPGPSIQVCLGDKVVVDVQNKMKGMELSIHWHGIHQEKSPYYDGIPFVTQCPIFQGNTFRYQWIAGNAGTHFWHSHTGLQEVDGIYGNLIIRQPPNQDPNSHLYDYDLSEHIVLISDRFHEEGTERFPGLLKGRVGQDPESLLINGKGRYTDPSSGNTTNTPLEVFNVLAGKKYRFRLITAFSTSCPAQLTVEGHKLTVIATDGQPVEPRVVDSIVSLAGERYDFIISANQTPRAYWIQLRAIGICGITRVQQLAVLRYQGHGRHNRPCSESPTYDQELSAGVVLNQLGVTCDSSDQNVVCVGDLRKAGYVDESILGPEPDVKVWLPYHFSVYRPEDLFQPNTYLPFLIPPLGISTITVVGNRSFSFPTAPLLSQRKDIPASEICDYETTPVNCSTPCICTHLVNVRRNSVIEIVLFQQEPFTNVSHPFHLHGYSFSVIGQGSLLNPNGNLFTLDQIKEFDRMGLLRRQFYRPPSKDAIAVGPATYVILRFRADNPGYWLFHCHYTFHLAIGMSVVFNVGDPSDLPPIPRDFPVCGNYLPPIEFAGDNSGN from the exons ATGGTATCGACGAATCGAGGAAGTTCTGTAAAACACCCAAGCTACGTCCAGCGATACCGCTTCTTCGCCCACACGTTACTAATACTCGGAATGATCTGCGTCGATCTTTCAGATGCTCAATCTGCCCGATCATGTGATA GAccgatgaaaatgaataactCTCGATCTCTGTCAACACCGCAGGAATGCGCACGTCAATGCACAGAAGGAGAATCGCCAAAAACCTGCTACTATCATTTCACGGTAGAACTATACAACGTTCTTGGCTC CGCCTGCGAACTCTGTACACCCGGCCCAAACAACTCACTGACGAATGAGTGTCAATGCGTGACTTCCGATGGCGTGCCGACGACCGTCTTGACCGTGAACAGAATGATACCTGGACCCAGTATCCAGGTGTGCTTGGGTGACAAGGTCGTCGTCGACGTCCAGAACAAAATGAAAGGCATGGAACTCTCGATTCACTGGCACGGGATTCATCAGGAAAAATCGCCTTACTACGACGGTATACCTTTTGTAACTCAATGCCCGATTTTTCAAGGAAATACCTTCAG GTATCAATGGATTGCTGGAAACGCCGGTACACACTTTTGGCATTCCCATACCGGTCTTCAAGAAGTGGATGGTATTTACGGGAATCTAATTATTCGGCAGCCTCCCAACCAAGACCCTAACAGCCACCTTTACGACTACGATTTATCGGAGCACATCGTGCTGATTAGTGATAGATTTCACGAAGAGGGTACCGAACGATTCCCAGGACTGCTGAAAGGACGTGTAGGACAGGACCCAGAGTCACTATTGATCAACGGAAAAGGGCGGTACACG GATCCAAGTTCTGGTAATACGACTAACACGCCGTTGGAAGTGTTCAACGTTTTGGCAGGCAAAAAATACAGATTCAGACTCATCACTGCTTTCTCGACTTCGTGTCCTGCTCAACTCACGGTCGAAGGACACAAGCTGACCGTCATAGCCACGGATGGTCAACCGGTTGAACCTAGAGTCGTTGATAGTATAGTTTCTTTGGCAG GTGAGCGTTACGATTTTATCATTTCCGCCAACCAAACACCACGAGCCTACTGGATCCAGCTACGTGCTATCGGGATATGCGGTATCACCAGAGTTCAGCAGCTCGCAGTTCTCCGCTACCAAGGCCATGGAAGACATAACAGACCGTGTTCCGAATCACCAACGTACGATCAGGAGCTTTCCGCGGGAGTG GTTCTTAACCAACTGGGTGTAACTTGCGACTCTTCGGATCAAAACGTGGTGTGCGTTGGCGATCTACGAAAAGCCGGATATGTCGACGAAAGCATCCTTGGGCCAGAGCCAGACGTCAAAGTCTGGCTGCCATACCATTTCAGCGTTTACAGACCGGAGGATCTCTTCCAGCCAAATACCTATCTTCCATTCTTGA TTCCACCACTTGGTATTAGTACCATCACAGTAGTTGGCAACAGGTCGTTCTCTTTTCCAACGGCACCACTTTTATCACAAAGGAAGGATATACCAGCGTCAGAAATTTGTGACTATGAAACAACTCCAGTTAATTGCAGCACACCCTGCATATGCACGCATTTGGTTAACGTTCGACGAAACTCCGTGATTGAAATAGTCCTGTTTCAGCAAG AACCGTTTACGAATGTGTCCCATCCGTTTCATCTGCATGGGTACTCCTTCAGCGTGATTGGCCAGGGTTCATTATTGAATCCTAATGGAAACCTCTTCACCCTGGATCAAATTAAAGAATTCGACAGAATGGGACTACTTCGTAGGCAGTTCTATAGACCTCCTTCCAAGGACGCCATCGCTGTGGGACCAGCTACCTACGTCATCTTAAGATTCCGTGCTGATAACCCAG GCTACTGGCTATTCCACTGTCATTACACGTTTCACTTAGCGATCGGCATGTCTGTTGTCTTCAACGTTGGTGATCCCTCAGATCTGCCGCCGATTCCACGAGACTTTCCGGTTTGTGGTAATTACCTACCTCCCATCGAGTTTGCCGGTGATAATTCGGGAAACTGA
- the LOC124220312 gene encoding uncharacterized protein isoform X2 — protein sequence MLSINRMLPGPSIQVCQDDIIVVDVRNNIEGMEVALHWHGIWQQDYQYYDGVPFLTQCPITSGTTFRYQFTASNPGTHFYHSHAGLQKIDGQYGSLIVRQPPSADPHTLLYEMDLLTHVILLSDWMHEMSSERFPGRVKNNPGQVPENVLINGKGRWKDPTTNKTTSVQLETFVVQAGKKHRFRMINAFSSVCPAQMTIEGHSLTLIAQDGESVEPVSVDTIVSSSGERVDFVLDANQAVGTYWIQVRAIGECIRFSPSQVAILKYTGGPGSPKTLRPSYLVGLKQGVVYNPLDAKCDLPRPNAVCPNQLKSLAPVAPEVLKAQPDHRIILPYRFHSYNNSVHNLFKPGSYPRFLVAADADHLTSLVDGISFVFPQVPPLSQSITQSDTCNRINLPQNCGIPCECPHTHHIKKGAVVEVVIYDEVSQPMLGHPFHLHGYSFKILKIGRFADGRNISQSDIAGVIHKHQMMLDSAQYPRPAGKDTVTVPQAGYVIFRFKADNPGWWLLHCHFLYHISIGMNAIFHVGEKTDLPPVPPMFPTCHSYTPEVRPTFPYLYRGNNSMR from the exons ATGCTGTCGATCAACAGGATGCTGCCTGGACCAAGCATTCAGGTCTGTCAGGATGACATTATCGTCGTAGACGTTCGGAACAATATCGAAGGGATGGAAGTCGCCCTCCACTGGCACGGTATTTGGCAGCAGGACTATCAATACTACGACGGAGTCCCGTTTCTTACCCAGTGTCCCATTACTTCGGGAACCACGTTCAG GTACCAATTCACCGCAAGCAATCCAGGCACTCATTTTTACCACTCGCACGCTGGCTTGCAAAAAATTGATGGTCAGTATGGTAGCCTGATAGTCCGTCAACCGCCGAGCGCCGATCCACACACTTTGCTCTACGAGATGGATCTTCTCACTCACGTGATCCTGCTGAGCGATTGGATGCACGAAATGTCAAGCGAGCGGTTTCCGGGACGGGTTAAAAACAACCCTGGACAAGTACCCGAAAACGTTCTGATCAACGGAAAGGGACGCTGGAAG GATCCGACGACGAACAAGACGACCTCCGTTCAACTGGAAACGTTCGTAGTCCAAGCCGGAAAGAAACACCGTTTCAGGATGATAAACGCTTTCAGTTCAGTTTGTCCGGCGCAGATGACCATCGAAGGACATTCGCTGACTCTGATTGCCCAGGACGGCGAATCGGTGGAGCCCGTCTCTGTGGACACGATAGTTTCTTCATCCG GTGAACGCGTGGACTTCGTTTTGGACGCAAATCAGGCCGTTGGAACTTATTGGATTCAAGTGCGAGCCATTGGGGAGTGCATTAGATTTAGTCCCAGCCAGGTTGCCATCCTGAAGTACACCGGTGGTCCGGGAAGTCCAAAAACTCTTCGACCCAGTTACTTGGTCGGACTGAAGCAAGGAGTT GTTTACAACCCTCTGGATGCCAAGTGTGATCTGCCCAGGCCTAACGCAGTGTGTCCCAATCAGTTGAAATCTCTCGCACCAGTAGCACCGGAAGTCCTGAAAGCCCAACCTGATCATCGGATCATCCTACCTTATCGGTTCCATTCGTATAATAACTCGGTTCACAACCTCTTCAAGCCTGGATCCTACCCTCGATTCCTAG TGGCGGCAGACGCGGATCATCTAACCAGTCTGGTCGATGGAATATCGTTTGTGTTCCCGCAAGTGCCGCCGCTCTCTCAGTCAATAACCCAATCCGACACTTGCAATCGAATAAACTTACCGCAAAACTGCGGAATCCCTTGCGAATGCCCTCATACTCATCACATCAAAAAAGGCGCCGTTGTAGAAGTCGTCATATACGACGAAG TGTCACAGCCCATGCTAGGCCATCCGTTTCACCTCCACGGGtattcttttaaaattttgaaaatcggaCGGTTCGCGGACGGGAGAAACATATCGCAAAGTGACATAGCGGGAGTTATTCACAAGCATCAAATGATGCTGGATTCGGCACAATACCCAAGGCCGGCTGGAAAAGACACGGTTACCGTTCCTCAGGCCGGATACGTCATCTTTCGCTTTAAGGCTGACAACCCCG GATGGTGGCTGCTGCATTGCCATTTTCTTTACCACATATCCATCGGAATGAACGCCATTTTTCACGTTGGTGAAAAAACTGATCTGCCTCCTGTGCCTCCGATGTTTCCCACCTGCCATAGCTACACACCCGAAGTACGACCGACTTTTCCGTACTTATACAGGGGTAACAACTCCATGCGGTGA